The Streptomyces sp. TLI_105 DNA segment CGCCGACCGACGAGGACTCCTCCTCGCGGACCTTCACGACGACGCAGTCGGCGACCGCCCCGCGCGCCGCCGTCCGATCGGCGACGGTCACCGTGAGCAGCAGCGCGGCGACCAGCGCGAGCGCGCCGAAGAGGCCCGCGACCCCGTCGACGAGCAGGTAGTACGCCACCCCCGCCGCGAGGACGGCCGCCCCGCCGACCGAGACCGCGACCGTGGTGGACGGCGACGTGGCGCCCCCGAAGCTCCAGGCCGACCAGGCGTAGAGCGCGACCGCGCAGAGCGCCGGCAGGGTCGCCACACCCCGACTCCGGGCGTCAGTGGACGTTTTCATCGACGACATGAGCGTCACCCCCCGAGTGGGACGCGTGCCGGCCGCCGACGGTTCAGCCCTCCGCGTCGTCCGGCCACACCCCGATGTGGTCCTGCTCCAGCTCCAGGGCCACCCGGTGCTCCATGCCGAGGGCCTGGGTGTAGTCCGCCGGGAGCTGGAGCCGGCCCGCGCGGTCGAGCATCGCGTACTCCCGTGCCACCAGCGACTCCTGGCCCTGCTCGTCGACCTCCGTGCGGCGCAGCACCTCCGAGGAGGTGCGGCCGTCGCGGATGGCGACCGTGCGGCGCACCTCGGAGGCGACCGCCTGGTCGTGGGTGACGATCACGATCGTCGTGCCCAGCTCCTCGTTGGCGCGGCGGAAGGCCGCGAAGACCTGCTCTCCGGTGGCCGAGTCCAGCTCGCCGGTGGGCTCGTCGGCGAGGAGCACGGCCGGGTTGTTGGCCAGGGCGACCGCGATCGCCACCCGCTGCTGCTGGCCGCCGGAGAGCTGGTGCGGCCGGCGGTCGCGGATCTCCGAGATGCCCAGCATGGCGAGGAGCTCCTCGGCCCGCTCCGCCTTCTGCTTCGAGCGGCCCCGCAACTGCATGGGCAGCGCCACGTTCTGGGCCGCCGTCAGGTACGGCAGGAGGTTCCGGGCGGTCTGCTGCCAGACGAAGCCGACGACCTCGCGGCGGTAGCGCAGCCGCGCCTTGCCGTCCATCCCGAGCAGGTCGCAGCCGGCGACCCGGGCCGCGCCCGCGGTCGGCACGTCCAGGCCCGCCAGGATGTTCATCAGCGTCGACTTGCCGGAA contains these protein-coding regions:
- a CDS encoding ABC transporter ATP-binding protein, which codes for MTQTGTAPSDTTLEELERRATAHRDRPSYGHDALIACDRLVRIFTTDGVEVQALQGLDLLVKEGELMALVGASGSGKSTLMNILAGLDVPTAGAARVAGCDLLGMDGKARLRYRREVVGFVWQQTARNLLPYLTAAQNVALPMQLRGRSKQKAERAEELLAMLGISEIRDRRPHQLSGGQQQRVAIAVALANNPAVLLADEPTGELDSATGEQVFAAFRRANEELGTTIVIVTHDQAVASEVRRTVAIRDGRTSSEVLRRTEVDEQGQESLVAREYAMLDRAGRLQLPADYTQALGMEHRVALELEQDHIGVWPDDAEG